A single Vanacampus margaritifer isolate UIUO_Vmar chromosome 7, RoL_Vmar_1.0, whole genome shotgun sequence DNA region contains:
- the LOC144055294 gene encoding complement C3-like, with protein MCTPLWLLASLAFAYLSSVVDGVPLKLMSSPNLLRVGTAENIFVECQDCTGGDIKVAINVMNHPTKTTKLGLGASVTLTSANNFQGFGQILIPAKGFSTDPTMKQYVYLQAQFPDRLLEKVVLVSFQSGYIFIQTDKNLYTPDSTVKYRMFGLTPTMIPIEKDDQNQDDDAAAVIIEMMTPEDIILPLESVFLKSGIFSGNFKLAEIVSPGLWKIVAKFQSHPQQSYYAEFEVKEYVLPSFEVKLKPLVSFFYHDSQEFTVDITATYLFGKEVDGTAFVVFGYLKDGEKRSFSESLQRVPIEKGYGVATLKRAQIITPAVPNINELVGSHIFVSASVMTLSGSEMVEAELRGIQIVTSPYTIQFTKTPKYYKPGMSFEVTLKVVNPDETPAQRVPVVVNPGEVVGFTGNNGVAKLTVNTVAKNPIPNLKINVRTNDPKITRERQAFAEMEALPYNTESNNYIHIGVDTAELDLGDTLKINLNLNKAPTRDTDITYLVIGRGQLVKYGRYRTIGQTLISLNIPITKDMVPSFRIVAYYRPDNSEVVSDSVWVDVKDSCMGTLKLEPSRPIPSYEPRKMFGLNVTGDLGATVGLVAVDKGVFVLNKKHRLTQKKVWETVEKDDPGCTPGGGKDAMGVFYDAGLVFETSAGHGTPYRQELKCPSPSRRKRATTLLQLTSTLAGKYQGQQKECCLDGMAETRLSYTCETRSEYITEGAKCVEAFLNCCKELEGQRAEMKHDTLQIARSQKNNHVYLDNIEIVSRTNFPESWLWSEITLNACPPQKPNCTTTSDLSYVPMQDSITTWQFMGISLSKTHGICVSEPLEVIVRKEFFIDLKIPYSAVRGEQIEIKAILHNYSPDEHTVRVDLFETEHVCSSAYKRSKFSQEVELGPQTTLAVPFIIIPMQKGTFAIEVKAAVRDSYLSDGIMKQLKVVPEGVLTKFPQTIELNPAKKGINGKQEVTINSHIPTKDVVPGTESVTQISLMGREQVSGLVENAIAGTSMGSLIRQPRGCGEQNMIGMTLPVIATTYLDKTNQWEAVGFKKRDEALQHIQTGYKNQLAYRRKDGSFAVWADKGSSSSWLTAYVAKVFAMAEQLVAVPSDVICDAVKFLILHAQQPDGMFREVGKLIHGEMNGDVKGADTDASMTAFHLITIQESRALCAATVNSLEDSEAKALSYLEKCLPSLTNPYAVAMTSYALANKNKLNKEILFKFASPELSHWPVPRGHIYTLEATAYALLALVKAGAYEDARPVVSWFKKQGFVGGGYGSTQATVMVYQAISEYWANAKEPDYDLKVDIESPGRSKPLKYTFNRQNQHATRTSDMKKINQDVTVIAEGSGEATFTMVSLYYALPSEKESDCQNFNMWVELIPEKIDQEEKIYKLKIEVMYVSKEHDASMTILDIGLLTGFRVDKRDLELLSKGHAPTISKYEMNTVLSEKGSLIIYLDKVSHKRREEISFRIIQTLKVGILQPAAVSVYEYYDQTHCVKFYHPERKAGELLRLCKSNECTCAEENCSLQKKGQVSNDLRIKKSCESTPTSKIDYVYRIQLEELKDGLSTDIYEARVTEVIKEGNEDIAAQGQLRTFLSYPHCRDALELEIGKSYLIMGASRDIHKDEQRQTFQYILGEQTWIEYWPTSAECQTPKHGPTCLGMESLKNKYKAFGCEL; from the exons ATGTGTACTCCTCTGTGGCTGCTGGCCTCACTGGCCTTTGCCTATTTGTCTTCTGTGGTTGATGGTGTTCCACT GAAGCTGATGTCTTCCCCCAACCTTTTGCGGGTAGGAACagcagaaaacatttttgtggaaTGTCAAGACTGCACTGGGGGTGACATAAAAGTGGCCATAAACGTGATGAACCATCCAACCAAAACCACAAAGCTTGGATTGGGTGCGTCTGTGACCCTGACTAGTGCTAACAACTTCCAAGGCTTTGGACAAATTTTG ATACCGGCAAAGGGCTTTAGCACAGACCCCACCATGAAGCAGTATGTGTACCTGCAAGCTCAATTCCCTGACCGGCTGTTGGAGAAAGTTGTGTTAGTGTCCTTCCAGTCTGGATACATCTTCATCCAGACGGACAAGAATCTCTACACCCCTGACAGCACGG tgaaatacaggatgtttgGACTGACGCCTACCATGATACCTATCGAGAAAGATGACCAAAATCAAGATGATGATGCCGCCGCCGTAATCATTGAGATGATG ACCCCTGAAGACATCATTTTACCTCTTGAGTCAGTCTTTTTGAAGTCCGGGATCTTCAGTGGAAACTTCAAACTTGCTGAGATAGTcag TCCTGGACTGTGGAAAATAGTGGCCAAGTTCCAAAGTCACCCACAGCAGAGCTACTATGCAGAGTTTGAGGTCAAAGAGTATG TGCTCCCCAGTTTTGAAGTCAAATTAAAACCTTTGGTCTCCTTCTTCTATCACGATAGTCAAGAGTTCACTGTTGACATCACAGCCAC ATATCTATTTGGTAAAGAGGTAGATGGGACGGCCTTTGTGGTGTTTGGGTATCTCAAGGATGGCGAAAAGAGGAGCTTTTCTGAATCTCTTCAGAGAGTGCCT ATCGAGAAAGGCTATGGAGTGGCCACACTCAAGCGCGCGCAGATCATCACACCAGCAGTCCCAAACATTAATGAATTGGTGGGAAGTCACATATTTGTGTCTGCCAGCGTAATGACGTTGAGTG GTAGTGAAATGGTGGAAGCAGAGTTGCGAGGCATCCAGATTGTCACATCTCCATACACCATCCAATTCACAAAGACACCCAAATATTACAAACCTGGAATGTCCTTTGAAGTCACG CTTAAGGTTGTGAATCCTGATGAAACTCCAGCACAACGTGTTCCTGTGGTGGTGAACCCAGGCGAGGTGGTCGGCTTCACCGGAAACAACGGCGTAGCCAAGCTCACTGTCAATACAGTTGCAAAGAATCCAATTCCCAATTTGAAGATCAAT GTACGGACCAATGACCCAAAAATTACCAGAGAAAGGCAAGCATTTGCTGAAATGGAAGCGTTACCATATAACACCGAAAGCAACAACTACATTCACATCG GTGTGGACACAGCTGAACTAGATTTGGGAGACACCCTAAAAATCAACCTCAATCTAAACAAGGCGCCAACTCGAGATACTGACATCACATACTTG GTCATTGGCAGGGGACAACTGGTGAAATATGGCCGTTACAGGACGATAGGCCAAACTTTGATCTCCCTCAATATTCCCATCACCAAAGATATGGTCCCATCATTCCGTATCGTAGCTTACTACCGTCCAGATAACAGTGAGGTGGTGTCAGACTCTGTTTGGGTGGATGTCAAGGACTCCTGCATGGGAACG CTCAAACTGGAACCATCAAGACCGATACCATCCTATGAACCTCGCAAGATGTTTGGACTAAACGTCACTGGAGACCTAGGGGCCACTGTGGGCCTGGTGGCAGTTGATAAAGGGGTTTTTGTTCTGAACAAGAAGCACCGTCTGACCCAGAAAAAG GTGTGGGAAACCGTGGAGAAGGACGACCCAGGCTGCACACCAGGTGGAGGCAAGGATGCAATGGGTGTGTTCTACGATGCTGGGCTGGTGTTTGAGACCAGCGCTGGGCATGGAACCCCTTACCGACAAG AGCTGAAATGTCCATCGCCCAGCAGGAGGAAACGGGCTACAACTCTATTACAGCTTACTTCAACCTTAG CGGGTAAATACCAAGGGCAACAGAAGGAATGTTGTTTGGATGGCATGGCGGAAACTCGTCTCTCATACACTTGTGAAACACGCAGCGAGTACATTACTGAGGGCGCAAAGTGTGTTGAGGCCTTCTTGAATTGCTGCAAGGAGTTGGAAGGCCAGCGAGCTGAGATGAAGCACGACACCCTTCAAATAGCTCGGA GTCAGAAAAACAACCACGTTTACTTGGACAACATTGAAATTGTTTCCCGCACAAATTTCCCTGAAAGCTGGCTTTGGtctgaaatcacattaaatgCTTGCCCTCCACAAAAGCCTAACTG TACCACCACATCAGATTTGAGTTATGTTCCCATGCAAGACTCCATAACAACATGGCAGTTCATGGGTATTAGTCTATCTAAAACACATG GAATCTGTGTCAGTGAACCTTTAGAAGTGATAGTAAGGAAGGAGTTCTTCATTGACCTCAAGATTCCTTATTCGGCTGTGCGTGGAGAGCAGATTGAAATCAAGGCGATCCTCCACAACTACAGCCCTGATGAACACACA GTGCGTGTGGATCTGTTTGAGACGGAGCATGTGTGCAGTTCAGCCTACAAGCGCTCAAAGTTCAGCCAGGAGGTTGAATTGGGGCCCCAAACTACGCTAGCTGTGCCCTTTATCATCATTCCCATGCAAAAAGGAACGTTTGCCATCGAGGTCAAAGCAGCCGTGAGAGACTCATATCTCTCTGACGGAATAATGAAGCAGCTGAAAGTGGTG cctGAAGGCGTCCTGACTAAGTTTCCCCAGACAATAGAACTTAACCCTGCTAAAAAGGGAATAA ATGGAAAACAAGAAGTCACTATCAATAGTCACATTCCCACAAAAGATGTGGTACCAGGCACAGAATCTGTCACACAAATCTCTTTGATGG GTAGAGAACAAGTTAGTGGACTGGTGGAGAATGCCATTGCTGGGACATCAATGGGTAGTTTGATTCGACAGCCTCGAGGTTGTGGAGAGCAGAACATGATTGGCATGACCCTGCCTGTAATTGCAACCACCTATTTGGACAAAACCAACCAGTGGGAGGCTGTGGGCTTTAAGAAACGTGATGAAGCCCTGCAACACATACAGACTG GCTACAAAAATCAGCTTGCTTACCGGAGGAAAGATGGTTCTTTTGCTGTGTGGGCCGATAAAGGTAGTAGTAGCAGCTG GCTGACAGCCTATGTTGCCAAAGTGTTTGCCATGGCTGAACAGCTGGTGGCAGTGCCAAGTGATGTGATCTGTGATGCTGTCAAGTTTCTTATTCTCCATGCACAGCAACCTGATGGCATGTTTAGGGAAGTAGGCAAGCTAATTCACGGCGAAATGAAT gGCGACGTGAAGGGTGCAGACACAGACGCGTCTATGACGGCCTTCCATCTCATTACAATACAGGAGTCAAGAGCACTTTGTGCTGCCACTGTTAAT AGTTTGGAAGACAGTGAAGCTAAAGCTCTGTCTTACCTTGAAAAATGTCTGCCCAGCCTCACCAACCCTTATGCTGTAGCCATGACATCATATGCTTTAGCGAATAAGAATAAGCTGAACAAGGAGATCCTCTTCAAGTTCGCTTCCCCAG AATTGAGCCATTGGCCTGTGCCTAGAGGACATATTTATACACTAGAGGCTACAGCCTATGCTCTTCTGGCTTTGGTTAAGGCTGGG GCCTATGAGGATGCAAGACCAGTGGTGAGTTGGTTTAAAAAACAGGGGTTCGTAGGCGGCGGCTATGGATCAACGCAG GCTACAGTCATGGTGTATCAAGCCATATCGGAATACTGGGCCAATGCCAAAGAGCCAGACTACGATCTGAAAGTGGACATTGAGTCGCCGGGCAGAAGTAAACCACTCAAATATACCTTTAACAGGCAAAACCAACATGCCACAAGAACATCTGAT ATGAAGAAAATTAACCAAGATGTGACAGTGATAGCCGAAGGTAGTGGAGAAGCAACATTTACA ATGGTGTCGTTGTATTATGCCCTGCCTTCTGAAAAAGAAAGTGACTGTCAGAACTTTAACATGTGGGTGGAACTTATCCCAG AAAAAATTGATCAAGAAGAGAAGATATACAAGCTAAAAATAGAGGTCAT GTATGTGAGCAAAGAGCATGATGCATCCATGACAATCTTAGACATTGGCTTGTTGACCGGCTTCCGTGTTGACAAGAGAGACCTTGAGTTG CTGTCCAAAGGACACGCCCCCACCATTTCAAAGTATGAGATGAACACAGTCTTGTCAGAGAAGGGCTCTCTCATCATCTACCTGGACAAA GTCTCTCATAAGCGCCGTGAAGAAATCAGCTTTCGGATCATCCAAACCCTGAAAGTTGGCATCTTACAACCGGCTGCCGTGTCCGTTTATGAATACTATGATC AGACGCATTGTGTGAAATTCTACCATCCCGAGAGGAAAGCTGGTGAGCTGCTGAGACTATGTAAAAGTAATGAATGCACCTGTGCTGAAG AGAACTGTAGTCTTCAAAAGAAGGGTCAAGTCAGTAATGATTTGCGCATTAAAAAGTCTTGTGAGAGTACCCCAACCAGCAAGATAGACTATG TGTACCGCATACAATTGGAAGAACTCAAAGATGGCCTGTCAACTGACATCTATGAAGCGCGGGTGACCGAAGTCATCAAAGAAG GAAATGAAGATATTGCCGCCCAAGGCCAACTGCGCACATTCCTCAGTTATCCACACTGCAGGGATGCTTTAGAATTGGAGATAGGCAAATCCTATTTAATCATGGGCGCATCAAGAGATATTCACAAAGATGAACAGCGACAAAC GTTCCAATATATTCTTGGAGAGCAAACCTGGATCGAATACTGGCCAACAAGTGCAGAGTGTCAAACCCCAAAGCACGGACCAACTTGCTTAGGGATGGAGTCactgaaaaacaaatataaagctTTTGGATGCGAGCTATAG